Within Cryptosporangium aurantiacum, the genomic segment ACGAGATGAGCCGCAGCATCAGCGAAGCCTCCACCGGCGCCACCAGCATCGCCCACAACATCGCCGGCGTCGCCGCAGCAGCCCAAACCACCACCGCGACCGTGCTGGACACCCAGCGTTCGGCCGAAGAACTCGCACGCATGTCCGGCGACCTGCAGGCGATCGTCACCCGCTTCCGGATCTAGACCAAGAGAAAAACCTCAGCTGACGAAGTCCGCGATCGCGTCCTCGTTCTCGCTGTTGCGGCGGACCGCGCCGATGATCAGGCCGATGATCAGCACCACGAACGGCGCGAGGACCAGCGTCCAGCCGGTGGCGGACAGCGCGAACGCGGTCAGCGCGTCGTCGGGGTTGGAGCTGGTTCCGGCGAGCAGTCCGAAGCGGGCCATGATCAGGTAGGCCGCCAGGGCCAGGCCGACGATCGCGACCGCCGGGGCGACGACGGTCTTCAGCACGCCTGCCTCGCCGGGCTCCCGCCTGAAGTGGACGATCACCGCGACCGACACCAGGATCTCGACGAGGACGATGGCCAGCACCGCCAGGCCGCTGAACCAGTTGAACAGGTTGAGGACCGGATCCTTGTCGGTGACCGCGAAGAACACGATCACGAGCAGCGTGATCACCGACGTCGCGACCGAGCCGTAGACGGGGGCGCCGCGGCGGTTGACCCGGTCGAGCGCCCTCGGCAGCACACCGGCCCGGCCCATCGAGAAGAAGTACCGGGCCGCGCTGTTCTGGAACGCGAGCAGACCGGCAAACAGGCTGCTGAGCACCAGCCAGCTCATCAGCGTCGCCAGCCAGCCGCCGACGTACTCCTCGGCCACGAAGAACAGGACGGCGGACGGATCGGCCAGCGGAGTGCCCTCCACGGACGAGATCTCGGCGACCCGGTCGACCGCGTTCGCGCTGCCCACCCCGCTGACGACGGCCCAGGACGCGAGCGCGAACAACACGGCGATGCCCGCGACCGCGGTGTAGGTCGCCCGGGGCACGGCCCGCTTGGGGTCCTTG encodes:
- a CDS encoding APC family permease, with amino-acid sequence MTAERTTPSSTTDSAPSEHLAANRLGITGIVFFVVAAAAPLVGMTGAVPVAIVLGNGAAAPGAYLVAGLVLLVFSVGYAAMSHRVTNTGAFFAFVGRGLGITAGVGSAFVSLLAYVAVQLAVYGFFGAVAHGQLDARLSIDLPWWAWSLIAWAVVLTLSLLRVDIGAKVLGVLMGLEVLSLLLVAAVVLLQGGGPDGLSFAASFSPANIFTGGFGGSAGIALAFAFASYIGFEATAIYAEETKDPKRAVPRATYTAVAGIAVLFALASWAVVSGVGSANAVDRVAEISSVEGTPLADPSAVLFFVAEEYVGGWLATLMSWLVLSSLFAGLLAFQNSAARYFFSMGRAGVLPRALDRVNRRGAPVYGSVATSVITLLVIVFFAVTDKDPVLNLFNWFSGLAVLAIVLVEILVSVAVIVHFRREPGEAGVLKTVVAPAVAIVGLALAAYLIMARFGLLAGTSSNPDDALTAFALSATGWTLVLAPFVVLIIGLIIGAVRRNSENEDAIADFVS